The Mixophyes fleayi isolate aMixFle1 chromosome 1, aMixFle1.hap1, whole genome shotgun sequence genome includes a region encoding these proteins:
- the FST gene encoding follistatin yields the protein MLNRPGLLLLLTFFLCHLMEDHTVQAGNCWLQQTKDGRCQVLYRTELSKEECCRTGRLGTSWTEEDVPNSTLFKWMIFNGGAPHCIPCKVSCENVDCGPGKKCKMNKKNKPRCVCAPDCSNITWKGPVCGLDGKTYKDECALLKAKCKGLPELDVQYQGKCKKTCRDVLCPGTSTCVVDQTNNAYCVTCHRNCPEPTSPEQYLCGNDGITYASACHFRKTTCLLGRSIGLAYEGKCIKAKSCEDIKCNVGKKCLWDSKVGRGRCAVCDETCADSKQHDAVCASDNTTYPSECAMKQAACSLGVLLEVKHGGSCNSIIEDPEEEEDEEDPDYSFPLSSGHW from the exons ATGTTAAATCGCCCGGGCTTGCTTTTACTTCTCACTTTCTTTCTGTGTCATCTCATGGAAGATCACACTGTCCAGG CTGGGAACTGTTGGCTTCAGCAAACCAAGGATGGACGATGCCAGGTTCTCTACAGGACTGAATTGAGCAAAGAGGAATGCTGCAGGACTGGCAGACTGGGCACCTCCTGGACTGAAGAAGATGTACCCAACAGCACCCTTTTCAAATGGATGATTTTCAATGGAGGAGCACCACACTGCATACCCTGCAAAG TGTCCTGTGAAAACGTGGACTGTGGACctggaaaaaaatgcaaaatgaacaaaaaaaataagccaAGGTGTGTGTGTGCCCCGGACTGCTCCAACATCACATGGAAAGGCCCAGTGTGTGGATTGGATGGAAAAACCTACAAGGACGAATGCGCTCTACTCAAGGCCAAGTGTAAAGGACTCCCAGAGCTGGATGTGCAGTATCAAGGCAAATGCAAAA AGACATGCAGAGATGTCTTATGCCCGGGCACCTCCACGTGTGTGGTGGATCAAACCAATAACGCGTACTGTGTGACGTGCCATCGGAACTGCCCGGAGCCTACCTCGCCTGAGCAATACCTCTGCGGCAATGATGGGATTACCTACGCTAGCGCTTGTCACTTTAGGAAAACAACCTGTCTGCTGGGCAGGTCCATTGGCCTGGCGTACGAGGGAAAGTGCATAA AGGCCAAGTCCTGTGAAGACATCAAGTGCAACGTTGGTAAGAAGTGCCTATGGGACAGCAAAGTGGGCAGAGGGCGCTGCGCCGTGTGTGATGAAACGTGCGCAGACAGCAAGCAACATGACGCGGTTTGCGCCAGTGATAACACCACCTACCCTAGCGAGTGCGCTATGAAACAGGCTGCCTGCTCCTTGGGGGTACTTTTAGAAGTCAAACACGGCGGATCTTGCAACT CCATTATTGAAGATccggaggaagaggaagatgaggaaGATCCAGACTACAGCTTCCCTTTATCTTCAGGCCACTGGTAA